One Oryzomonas sagensis DNA segment encodes these proteins:
- a CDS encoding single-stranded DNA-binding protein — MASLNKVMLIGNLGKDPEVRYTPSGAAVASFNLATSERFKNKSGEWEERTEWHRVTLWSKLAEIAGEYLSKGKTVYIEGRLQTRKWQDNSGNERYTTEIVGEKMQMLSPKGEGRRGGDVTSEPVQHGGGGFEEPPFQDDDIPF, encoded by the coding sequence ATGGCAAGCCTGAACAAGGTCATGCTGATAGGAAACCTGGGCAAGGACCCGGAAGTACGCTATACCCCGTCCGGGGCTGCCGTCGCCAGCTTTAACCTGGCGACCAGCGAACGCTTCAAGAACAAGAGCGGCGAATGGGAAGAACGCACCGAATGGCACCGGGTCACCCTCTGGTCGAAATTGGCCGAGATCGCCGGCGAATACCTCTCCAAGGGGAAGACCGTTTACATCGAAGGGCGCCTGCAAACCCGCAAGTGGCAGGACAACAGCGGCAATGAGCGCTACACCACCGAGATCGTCGGTGAAAAGATGCAGATGCTCTCCCCCAAGGGTGAAGGGCGCCGGGGCGGCGACGTGACCTCGGAACCGGTGCAGCATGGCGGCGGAGGGTTCGAAGAACCGCCGTTCCAGGATGACGATATTCCGTTCTAG